GATGAAGATGACGCCCGGCTCGGCGAAATCATAGGTCGCCTGCATGATCCGGTTCCACAGGTCGCGCGCCTCGAGCGTGCGATAGACCTTCCCGCCGAAGCTGAGCTCCCACGGCCCGTCGGCCTTGACCGCCTCCATGAACGCATCCGTAACCAGAACGCTCAGGTTGAACATGCGCAGGCGCGCGGGATCGGCCTTGACCGCGATGAACTCCTCGATATCCGGGTGATCGCAGCGCATCGTGGCCATCATCGCGCCCCGGCGCGATCCGGCGCTCATGATCGTGCGGCACATCGCGTCCCACACGTCCATGAAGCTCAAGGGGCCGCTCGCATCCGCGCCCACACCCTTCACATCCGCGCCCCTGGGGCGGATGGTCGAGAAATCATAGCCGATCCCGCCGCCCTGCTGCATGGTCAGCGCGGCCTCGCGCAGTGCATCGAAGATGCCGCCCATGTCGTCCGGAATCGTGCCCATGACGAAACAGTTGAAAAGCGTGACCGACCTCTCGGTGCCCGCCCCCGCGATGATCCGGCCCGCGGGGAGAAAGCGGAAATCCTCGAGCGCCTCGTAAAAGCGGTCTTCCCACGCCTCCGGCTCCGCCTCGACCGCCGCCAGCGCCCGCGCGATACGCCGCCACGTATCCTCGACCGTGGCGTCGCGGGGCGTGCCGTCCGCGTCCTTGAAGCGGTATTTCATGTCCCAGATCGACTGGGAAATCGGGGCGGCGAATCGGGACATGCGGGGGCCATATCTGGGGTGAACAGAAGGTAAACAGACTACCCCTTGCGGGTGGTCCGGTCAACCGTCCCGCACCGTGCCCGGAGGGTTCCGCGTCCTGAAACCTGCGCCTCCGGCGGGAGTATTTGAGAGCAAGATGAAGCGACGGGGCGGGACAATTTAACGCTAACACCACCCCCGGGCCGCGTTTTGCACCTTTCAGCCTGCGCCGCCCCCCTCTATATCCCGGCCCAAAGCCACCATCGAGGAGCACGCCATGACCATCAAAGTCGGGATCAACGGGTTCGGCCGCATCGGCCGCTGCACGCTCGCGCATATCGCCCAGTCCGGGCGCGACGACATCGAGGTCACGAAGGTCAACGCCACCGGCCCGCTCGAGACCGCCGCGCATCTTCTCAAGTATGACAGCGTGCATGGTCGTTTCACGAACCCGATCGCGCTCGGCGACGGCACGATGGATCTGGGGCGCGGCCCGATGCAGATGTTCTCGACCTACGAGATGGACGAGCTTGACTGGTCGGGCTGCGACGTGGTGCTCGAATGCACGGGCAAGTTCAACGACGGCGAGAAGGCGAAGACGCATCTCGAGCGGGGCGCCGGCAAGGTGCTCCTCTCGGCGCCGGGCAAGAACGTGGACCGGACCGTGGTCATGGGCGTCAACGACGGCGACCTGACCGCCCAGGACCGCATGGTCTCGAACGGCTCCTGCACGACGAACTGCCTCGCCCCGGTCGCCAAGGTCCTGCACGAGGCGATCGGCATCGAGAGCGGGATCATGACCACGATCCACGCCTACACGGGCGACCAGCCCACGCTCGACCGGCGGCACAAGGATCTCTACCGCGCCCGCGCGGCGGCCATGTCGATGATCCCCACCTCCACCGGCGCCGCCAAGGCCCTGGGCGAGGTGTTGCCCGCGCTCAAGGGCAAGCTCGACGGCTCCGCCATCCGGGTGCCCACGCCCAACGTCTCGGCGGTAGACCTTACCTTCGTGGCGTCCCGCGAGGTGACCGAGGCGGAGGTGAACGCCGCCGTCGAGGCTGCGGCCTCGGGCCCGATGAATGGCATCCTGGGCTACGACCCCGAGCCCAAGGTCTCGATCGATTTCAACCATACCGAGGAAAGCGCGATCTTCGCGCCCGAACAGACCAAGGTGATCGGCGGCCGACTGGTGCGCGTTCTGGCCTGGTATGACAACGAATGGGGCTTCTCCGTGCGCATGGCCGACGTGGCCGTCGCGATGGGCAGGCTTGGCTGAGGACCGGCGCTTCTTGCGCGGATGCGTCCCGTCGGGCATACCCGGCGGGACGTTTCGCATCCGGGGGGCGCCCGCGCCATGACCAACCGCATCGCGCTCGCGCTCGGGCTCATCATCTTGGTCCTTCTGGCCCTCGACCGCAGCTACCAGGACTGGGCCGGCACGCTCTTCGTTGCGCGCAAGTTCGCGGACATGATCGAATGGCTGGCCTTCTGGCGGTAGATCGAGAAGGCCCTACGCCGACCCGTCGAATTTCTCTCGCAGCGCCTCGCGCACGGCCGGCGTCACGAACTTGCGCACGTCCCCGCCCAATCGCGCGATCTCCTTCACCAGCTTGGATGCGATCGCCTGATGTTCCGCGTCGGCCATCAGGAACACCGTCTCGACCCCGTCATCGAGCGCGCGGTTCATGCCGACCATCTGGAACTCGTACTCGAAATCACCCACCGCGCGCAGCCCGCGGATCATGATCTGCGCGTTCACGTCCCGCGCGCAGTCGATCAGCAGGTTCTCGAACGGGTGCACCACGATCTCGATGCCCGTCTGCTCGCCGAGCTTGGCGCATTCCGCCTCGATCATCGCGACCCGTTCCTCGAGGCAGAACAAGGGCCCCTTGTCGCGGTTGATGGCCACCCCGATCACGAGACGGTCGACCAGGACCGCCGCCCGCCGGATGATGTCGATGTGGCCCAGCGTGATCGGGTCGAACGTTCCGGGGTAGAGGCCGATGCGCATCTGGTCGCTCCGTTTCGATGGTCCGGCGCAGGCAACACCGAGACGCCCCGCATTGCAAGGGGCCACGCCCGGAAAATTCCGGGTTTCCGGGGGTGAAGCCCGTCACGATGCCCGGCGCGTCACCGCCCCATGATCATCCCTTCGAGCGCGTCTTTCTCCATCGAAAGCTGGCTCAGCCGCGCCGACACCACGTCGCCGATGGTCACGATCCCCGCCAGCTTTCCGTCCTCGACGACCGGCATGTGGCGAAAGCGGCCCTCGGTCATCCGCAGGAGCACCTGGTCGGAGGTATCCTCGCGGCTGCAACAGACCGGGTTGCGCGTCATCAGGTCGGCCACCTTGTCCTCGAGACAGGTGGCACCCCGTGCGGCCAGCGACCGCACGATGTCGCGCTCCGACAGGATGCCCTCGATCGAGCTGCCATCGGTCGATACCACGAGTCCCCCGATCCGGCGCTCCGCGAGGATCGCCGCGGCCTCGGAAATGAGCATGTCGGGCGTGGCCGTGATCACCTTGCCCCCGCCCTTGCCGCTCAGTATCTGGCTCACAAGCATAGCGTCTCTCCCTCGTGGTTGCTGGGTGTCAAGCGTCGTGCATCCCCCCCCACCTGTCAAGCCAGCGCCTCGAGCCGCGCCACCTCCCGCCGCATGCCCTCGGCCAGCGCCGCCGCGAACCGGTCGAGCCGCTCCAGCCGCAGGTTGTCGGCATGCCGGATGAGATAGAAGCTGCGCGTCAGGCTCACTTCGTGGGTCAGGATTCGCTCCACCCCCGGCGCCGAGGGAATGGCGAAGTCATGGACCACGCCCACGCCTGCGCCCTGCCGGATCCAGTTGAGCTGCACCGAGACCGAGTTCGAGGCCAGGTGCACCGCGTCAAGCCCCGCCTCGCTCAGGTAATCGAGTTCGCGGTCGAAGATCATGTCCTGGATGTATCCCACGATCCGGTGCCGCGAGAGGTCCCCGAGGGTGCGAATCGGCGGCGCGGCGTCGAGATAGGCGCGCGAGGCGGCCAGATGCAGCCGGTAATCGGTCAGCTTTTCGACCCGAAGCCGCCCCGCCGTCGGCGCGCTTACGCCGATCGCCATGTCGGCCTCGCGCTTGGACAGGTTGAAGACCCGCGGCAAGGCCACGATCTGCACCTCGAGATCCGGGTTCTGCGCGGCGATCGCGGCACAGACCTGCGGCAGGAGGAAATTGGCCGAGCCATCCGGCGCCCCCAGCCGGATCTGCCCCGTGAGCTGTCCGGCCTCGGCATCCAGTTCCTCGAAGGCGCGCGCCATCTCTTCCTCGGCGCGCGCGGCCTGCGCCATAAGGCGCTGGCCCTCGGGCGTGAGCGCGTAACCCTGCGGCGACCGCGCGAAAAGCAGCGCACCCAGGGCGCGCTCCAGCCGGGCGATGCGCCGGCCCACGGTCGCCGGATCGACCCGCAGGCTCCGGCCTGCCCCGGTCAGGCTCTCGGCCCGCGCCACGGCGAGAAACACCTTCAGATCGTCCCAGTTCGGTCTCGCCATCCGCTCTACCTCCACACGTGCGTCTTGCATTTCTGCAAGACCCCTTTTGATGCATTGCCTCTTTTCCTGTCAATTCTGCAACGCTACCTTCTGCGCGACAGTTCTCGAACCGAGGAGACCGACCATGCAGGACCTTCATCATTTCATCGACGGCAAGCGGACCAAGGGCAATTCCGACCGCTTCTCCGACGTCTACAACCCCGCCACCGGCGAGGTGCAGGCACGCACCCCCCTCGCCACCGTGGCCGAGCTCGACGCCGCAGTCGCCTCCGCCGCCAAGGCCCAGAAGGAATGGGCGACCGTCAACCCGCAGAAGCGGGCGCGGATCATGATGGAATTCGTCCGCCTGGTGAATCGCGACATGGACAAGCTCGCCGAGGCGATCAGCCGCGAACACGGCAAGACCCTGCCCGACGCGAAGGGCGACGTGCAGCGCGGCATGGAAGTCGTCGAATTCTGCATCGGCGCGCCGCATTTCCTCAAGGGCGAGTATTCCGGTGACGCCTCCACCGGCATCGACATCTATTCCATGCGCCAGCCGCTCGGCGTCGTGGCCGGTATCACGCCCTTCAACTTCCCCGCCATGATCCCGATGTGGAAGATGGGCCCCGCCCTCGCGGCCGGCAACGCGGTCATCATCAAGCCCAGCGAACGCGATCCCTCCTGCCCGCTCATGCTGGCCGAACTCTGGCAGGAAGCCGGACTTCCCGATGGTCTTTGCCAGGTCGTCAACGGCGACAAGGAGGTCGTGGACGCGATCCTCGACAACGACACGATCCAGGCCGTCGGTTTCGTCGGCTCGACGCCGATCGCGCAATACATCTACGGCCGCGCCTGCTCGAACGGGAAGCGCGCGCAGTGCTTCGGCGGCGCCAAGAACCACATGATCATCATGCCCGACGCCGACATGGACCAGGCGGCGGATGCGCTCGTGGGCGCGGGCTACGGCGCCGCGGGCGAACGCTGCATGGCGATCTCGGTGGCGGTGCCGGTGGGCGACGAGACCGCCGACCGCCTCATCGAGAAGCTCGTGCCGCGCGTCGAGAAGCTCAAGGTCGGCCCCTACACCTCGGATACCGAGATGGATTACGGCCCCGTCGTCACCGCCGAGGCCAAGAAGCGCATCGAGGGCCTCGTGCAATCCGGCATCGACCAGGGCGCCGAGCTCGTCGTGGACGGACGCGGCTTCTCGCTCCAGGGTTATGAGGACGGCTTCTTCGTGGGGCCCCACCTCTTCGACAAGGTCACGCCCGACATGGACATCTACAAGCAGGAGATCTTCGGCCCGGTCCTGTCGACCGTGCGCGCGGGTTCCTTCGAGGAGGCGCTCAAGCTCGCCTCCGATCACGAGATGGGCAACGGCACCGCGATCTTCACCCGCGACGGCGACGCCGCCCGTGAATACGCGGCCCGTGTCAACGTGGGCATGGTGGGCATCAACTTCCCCATCCCCGTTCCGCTCAGCTACTACACCTTCGGCGGCTGGAAGAAATCGGGCTTCGGCGACCTCAACCAGTATGGCCCCGATGCCTTCCGCTTCTACACCAAGACCAAGACGGTCACGTCCCGCTGGCCCTCCGGCATCAAGGAAGGCGGCGAGTTCCACTTCAAGCTCGCCGACTGAGCGCCGAAACCGTCCCGTCCGATCAAGGGCCCTGCCACGCGCGGGGCCCTTTTTCCTTCCTTCATCCCGCCCAGATATCTCCGCCCGCTGCCGGCAGGCGCGCACAACCGCAATGAGGGGAAGCGCGGAAAGTTCGCGCCAATCGTCTTCGACTGCCCCGCCGGCGCGACATTTTCCCTTGGCAGCCCCCGGATTCCGCGCTTTCCTGAGCGGACCCCGACGGAAGGCATGCCATGGCGATCACCGAACCCGACTTCACCATCGGCATCGAGGAGGAATATCTCCTTGTCGATCGCGACAGCATGGCGCTCGCCGAGGGGCCGCCCGACCTGATGGAGGCCTGCCAGTCCGAGCTTGGCGAGCAGGTCGCGCCCGAGTTCCTCAATTGCCAGATCGAGATCGGCACCCGCGTCTGCGCCACCGTCGGCGAGGCGCGCGAGGATCTGCGCCGCCTGCGTGCCTGCGTCTCGAAACACGCCGCGAAACACAATCTCGCGCCCATCGCCGCCTCCTGTCACCCGTTCTCGGACTGGCGCGATCAGAAGAACACCGACAAGGACCGCTACAACACGCTGAAAAGCGATCTCGCCGGCGTGGTGCGCCGGATGCTGATCTGCGGGATGCATGTTCACGTGGGCATCGACGACCCCGACCGCCGCACCGACCTGATGAACCAGCTCAGCTATTTCCTGCCGCATCTCCTGGCGCTCTCGTGCTCCTCGCCCTTCTGGCAGGGACAGGATACCGGCCTTGCCTGCTACCGGCTCACGATCTTCGACAACCTGCCCCGCACGGGCCTGCCGCCCCGGATGGACAGCTTCTCGGAATTCGAGCGCTCCGTCGCCACGCTCGTCGATCTGGGCGTGATCGAGGACAGCTCCAAGATCTGGTGGGATCTGCGCCCCTCGTCCAAGTTTCCCACCATCGAATCGCGCATCTGCGACGTGCAGCCCCGGCTCGAGCACGCGCTCACCCTCGCGGCGCTCACGCAGGCGTTGACGCGGATGCTCTGGCGCCTCGCCACCCGCAATCAGCGCTGGCGCATCTACGATCCCTTCCTCGTGTCCGAGAACCGCTGGCGGGCCCAGCGTTACGGCACGGCGCGCGGTCTCATCGACTTCGGCCGTGGCGAGATCGTGGAGTTCGCCGACCTCCTCGAGGAGATGATCGCGCTCGTCGCCGAGGACGCGAGCCATTTCTCGGCCCTGCGCGAGGTCGAGGCAGCGCGCGAGATGGTCGCGACCGGCGGTTCCACCTCCCGCCAGCGCAGCGCCTATGAAGACGCCCTGTCACGCGGCGAGGACGAGGACGCAGCCCTGCGCGCCGTGGTCCGGCACCTCATCGAGGAATTCCACCACGACCTCTAGGCCCGCCGCCCACCTTGCAACACTCCTGAAACATCTGGTAATTAAACATGCGTTCAATTCCGCCACACCGGGGGCCAGCATGGATTTCGCACTGACCGAGGAACAGACCGCCATCTTCGACATGGCCCATGCCTTCGGGCAGGATCGCATCGCGCCCAATGCGCGCGCGTGGGAGGCCGAGGGCACCATTCCCAAGACCCTCTGGCCCGAGATCGCCGAGCTGGGTTTCGGCGGGCTCTACGTGAGCGAGGAGACGGGCGGCGCCGGCCTCACCCGGCTCGACGCGACGCTGGTGTTCGAGGCGCTTTCCATGGCCTGCCCCTCGGTGGCCGCGTTCCTCTCGATCCATAACATGTGCGCCAAGATGATCGACGGTTTCGGCAGCGACGAGCTCAAGTCGCGCGTCATGCCGGACGTGCTGTCGATGAAGACGGTGCTCTCCTACTGTCTCACCGAACCGGGCTCCGGCTCCGACGCCGCGGCACTCAGGACGCGCGCGGAACGCACGAATGACGGCTACACCCTCAACGGCACCAAGGCGTTCATCTCGGGCGGCGGCTATTCCGACGCCTATGTCGTCATATGCCGCACCGGCGAGGACGGACCCAAGGGCATCTCGACACTGCTCGTCGAGGACGGCACGCCCGGGCTGAGCTTCGGCGGGCTCGAGGACAAGATGGGCTGGCGCAGCCAACCCACCGCGCAGGTCCAGTTCGATGACTGCAAGATCGCCGCCGCGAACCTCGTCGGCGAAGAGGGCAAAGGTTTCAAATACGCCATGGCGGGGCTCGACGGCGGGCGGCTCAATATCTCCGCCTGCTCGCTCGGCGCCGCGCAGACGGCGATGAACCTCACGCTCGACTACATGGCCGAGCGCAAGACCTTCGGCAAACCCATCTCGCAGCACCAGGCGCTGCAATTCCGCCTTGCCGAGAACGAGATCGAGCTCCAGGCCGCCCGCACCTTCCTGCGCCAGGCCGCGTGGAAGCTCGACACCGGCGCGCCCGACGCCACCAAGTTCTGCGCCATGGCCAAGAAATTCGTGACCGAGGCCGGAAGCCGCATCGTCAACGACTGCCTCCAGCTGCACGGCGGCTACGGCTACCTCGCGGATTACGGCATCGAGAAACTGGTCCGCGACCTGCGCGTGCACGAGATCCTCGAAGGCACGAACGAGATCATGCGCCTCATCGTCGCGCGCCACCTCATCGCGGAACACGCCTCCTGATCGCGCCGTTTTCCCCGTGACCGCACAAAAGGAGGATGCCATGATCCACTACGACGACGAAAACGGCCTTCTGCACCTCACCCTCTCGGGCCGGCTCACGACCGAGGATTACGACCGTTTCGAACCCGCGTTCGAGCGTATCCGGGCGCGGCACGAGGGCCGCATGCCCATGCTGGTCGAGATCACACCCGAATTCGACGGTTGGGACGTGGGCGCGCTCTGGCGTGACATGCAGATGGGTGTCGAGTATCGCAACGCCTTCTCGCGGATCGCGATGGTCGGTGCGCAGGACTGGCTGGACTGGGCCACCCGCATGGCCGACGGCCTCTTCCCGCAGGCCGAGATGCGCTATTTCGAGCCCGGCGACATCGCCGCCGCCCGCGCCTGGGCGCGCGGGGCGGCCGACATGAAGGAGTAGCGCGCGTGACCGAGCAGGACACTTCCTCCGACATCCACATCCGCACCGAGGGCCGCGCGGGCCGCATAACCCTGACGCGGCCCAAGGCCCTCAATGCGCTCACCTACGACATGGCGCTCGCCATCGAGGACGCGCTCGACAGCTGGGCCGGGGATGACGGCGTCGCGCTTGTCATCATCGACGCCGAGGGCGACAAGGCATTCTGTGCCGGGGGCGACGTGCAGAAGCTCTACCACACGGGCCGCGCCGGCGATTTCGACTATGGCCGCCGCTTCTGGCGCGACGAATATCGCCTGAACGCGAAAATCGCCGAATATCCCAAGCCTTACGTGGCCTTCATGCAGGGCTTCACCATGGGCGGTGGCGTCGGGATTTCCTGCCACGGCACGCACCGCGTCGTCTGCGATTCGAGCCGCATCGCCATGCCCGAATGCGGCATCGGCCTCGTGCCCGATGTGGGCGGCTCGCTCCTTCTGGCGCGCGCGCCGGGGCGACTGGGCGAATATCTCGCGCTGACCACGGCGCGGATGGGTCCGGGCGACGCGATCTACGCCGGCTTCGCCGACATCTTCATCCCGCAGGACGATTGGCCGGGCCTCATCGCGCGGCTCTGCGAAAGCGGCGACACCGCGGATATCGCCGAGGCCGGCCGAACCCCGCCGCACAGCGCCCTTTCGGACCTCCTGCACGATATCGACGCGCATTTCTCGGGCGACACGCTCGCCGATATACTCGAGGCACTCCGAGGCTCCGACACCGAATTCGCGGCGCAGGCGCTCGAGGCCCTGTCGCGCAACTCGCCGCTGTCGATGGCCTGCGCGGTCGAGATGCTCCACCGCCTGCGCGGCCCCGCGGCCAATATCCGCCGTGCGCTTGAGCTCGAATACCGCTACACGTTCCGCGCGATGGAGCACGGCGACTTCCTCGAAGGCGTCCGCGCCGCCGTCATCGACAAGGACCGCGCGCCCGACTGGCAGCACGATCTCGACACCTTGCCGCCGCACGCCGCGACGGACATGCTCATGCCGCTCGGGGAGGATGCCCTGGGCCTCCACAAGAAGGACGACGACACATGAAGATCGGATTCATCGGGTTGGGCAACATGGGCGGCCCCATGGCCGCCAACCTCGCCAAGGCGGGCCATGACGTGACGGGTTTCGACACGGCCGAGGTCTCCATCGACGGAATCGCCATGGCCGAGGATGCGGCCCATGCCGCCGAGGGCGCCGACGTGGTGATCACGATGCTGCCCAACGGCGGCATCCTGCATTCGGTGGCCGAGGCCATCGTGCCCGCGATGAAGAAGGGCGCGGTCCTGCTCGATTGCTCCACCGTCGACGTCGCCAGCGCCCGCGCCGTGGCCGAGATGGCGAACGACGCGGGGCTGCTCTCGCTCGACGCGCCCGTCTCGGGCGGGATCGGCGGCGCGGAGGGCGGCACGCTCACCTTCATGGTGGGCGGCGACGAGAAGGCGTTCGAGATCGCGAAGCCGCTTTTCGACATCATGGGCCAGAAGGCGGTGCATTGCGGCCCCTCGGGCAACGGCCAGGCGGCCAAGATCTGCAACAACATGATCCTCGGCGCCACGATGATCGTCACCTGCGAGGCCTTCGCGCTCGCCGACAAGCTCGGGCTCGACCGCCAGGCGATGTTCGACGTGGTTTCCACCTCCTCGGGCTATAGCTGGTCGATGAACGCCTATTGCCCCGCCCCCGGCATCGGCCCCAAGTCGCCCGCCGACAATGACTACGTGCCGGGCTTCGCCGCGGAACTGATGCTGAAGGACCTGCGCCTCGCCCAGCAGGCCGCGCAGGATGCGGATGCCGACACGCCGCTCGGCCAGGCGGCGACCGATCTCTACGCGCAGTTCGTCGAGGAAGAAGGCGGCAAGGGCCGCGACTTCTCGGCGATGCTCCCCCGGTTCGAGAAGCGCGGGCGCAGCTGACCTGTCCCGCCCCGGGGGAACTTCCGGACAGTCACGCGCGTTGGGTGGCGATTGCACTTCACGCGCGTGATTTTTTCGGCACATGACAGATTTGAACCGCCTGTATGCCCCCGTCCTCGGCATCTTCATCATCCTGCTCATGGCGCTCATGCTCTGGGCCGCCACGTTCCTCATCCCCGTGACGACCGCCGTGCTGGGCTATTTCGTTCTCAGCCGGCCGCGGCGGCTCATGCGGCGGCTCGGCGTCCCCGACATCGCGACGGCCGCCCTCTTCACCACGCTGATCTTCGCGGGCGCCGGCGCGGCGATCATCTGGTTCGCCGAACCCGTCGCGCGCCTGGTCGAGAACCTGCCCGGCTACGTCAGCGACATCCAGCGCGAGCTTGCCGCGCAGTCGGGCGGCGCGATGGATGCTGTCAACGACGCCGCGAAAGCGGTGGAAGAGGTTGTCGACACCAAGGACGACGAGGCCGTCAACGTAAAGGTCGTCGAAGAGAACAGCCCCGCCGCGTCGATCGTGACCCTTGCCCCGAAGGTGCTCGGGCAGGTGATATTCGCCATCTTCATGATGTTCTTCCTGCTCGCCTCGGGCGACTTCTTCCTCGAACGCACGGTCGAAAGCCTGCCGAACTTCACCGAGAAGCGCCGCGCCGTGGGCATCATCCACTCGATCGAGGACCGGCTCGGGCGCTACCTCGGCGGCATCACCTTCATAAACGCGGGGCTCGGCGTGGCCATCGGCGCGGCGATGCTGGCCTGGGGCATCCCGAACTGGATCGCCATCGGCATCATGGCCTTCGCGCTGAACTACATCCCGTTTCTCGGCGCCCTTGCCGGTGCCGCCATCGCCGCGCTGATCGCCTTCATCACCTTCTCGGACCTCTGGTCCGCATTGGGCGTGTTCCTCACCTACATGGCGCTCACCTCCATCGAGGGTCAGTTCGTCACACCGATGCTGATCTCGCGGCGGATGCGGCTCAACACCCCGGTGGTGTTCCTCGTTGTCGCCTTCTTCGCCTATATCTGGTCGGTCATGGGCATGGTCGTGGCCGTGCCCATCCTGATCGTGATCAAGATCACCTGCGACGAGATCGAGCGCCTGAACCGCATCGGCCATTTCCTGGGCGACGCGGAGGACGCGAAAGGCGTCGCGCGCAAGGCCTGACCGCCCCCGTGCGACCCGTCCCGGCCGGCACGCTCATTCCGCCGCCAGCTTGCGCCCCGACAGCATGTCCTTCAGGTAGCGTCCCGTATGGCTCCGCTCGACGCCGGCCACGTCCTCGGGCGTGCCCACCGCCACGATCTCGCCGCCGCCATCACCCCCCTCGGGGCCGATATCGATGAGCCAGTCGGCGGTCTTGATGACGTCGAGGTTATGCTCGATCACGACCACGGTGTTGCCTTGCTCCACAAGCTCGTGCAGCACTTCCAGCAGTTTTCGAACATCCTCGAAATGCAGCCCCGTGGTCGGTTCGTCCAGGATATAGAGCGTGCGGCCGGTCGAGCGCTTGCTCAACTCCTTGCTGAGCTTCACCCTCTGCGCCTCCCCCCCCGAAAGCGTCGTCGCCTGCTGGCCCACCTTGATATAGCCCAGCCCCACGCGCATCAGCGCATCCATCTTCTCGCGAATGGACGGCACCGCCTTGAAGAACTCCTGCGCATCCTCGACCGTCATATCCAGAACGTCGGCGATGCTCTTGCCCTTGAACCTGATCTCCAGCGTCTCGCGGTTGTAGCGCGCGCCGCCGCAGGTCTCGCAGGTGACATAGACATCCGGCAGGAAATGCATCTCGATCTTGATGACCCCGTCGCCCTGGCAGGCCTCACAGCGCCCGCCCTTCACGTTGAAGCTGAACCTGCCCGGCTTGTAGCCGCGCGCCTTCGCCTCGGGCAGACCGGCGAACCAGTCGCGGATCGGCGTGAAGGCCCCCGTGTAGGTCGCCGGGTTCGACCGCGGCGTGCGCCCGATGGGCCGCTGGTCGATGTCGATCACCTTGTCGAGATGCTCCAGCCCCTTGATCGTCTCGCAGGGCGCCGGAGTCTGCCGCGCACCGTTGAGGCGCATCGAGGCGGTCTTGAACAGCGTCTCGATGGTCAGCG
This window of the Roseovarius sp. SCSIO 43702 genome carries:
- a CDS encoding enoyl-CoA hydratase/isomerase family protein → MTEQDTSSDIHIRTEGRAGRITLTRPKALNALTYDMALAIEDALDSWAGDDGVALVIIDAEGDKAFCAGGDVQKLYHTGRAGDFDYGRRFWRDEYRLNAKIAEYPKPYVAFMQGFTMGGGVGISCHGTHRVVCDSSRIAMPECGIGLVPDVGGSLLLARAPGRLGEYLALTTARMGPGDAIYAGFADIFIPQDDWPGLIARLCESGDTADIAEAGRTPPHSALSDLLHDIDAHFSGDTLADILEALRGSDTEFAAQALEALSRNSPLSMACAVEMLHRLRGPAANIRRALELEYRYTFRAMEHGDFLEGVRAAVIDKDRAPDWQHDLDTLPPHAATDMLMPLGEDALGLHKKDDDT
- the mmsB gene encoding 3-hydroxyisobutyrate dehydrogenase, producing MAARSRHLAAARRDGHAHAARGGCPGPPQEGRRHMKIGFIGLGNMGGPMAANLAKAGHDVTGFDTAEVSIDGIAMAEDAAHAAEGADVVITMLPNGGILHSVAEAIVPAMKKGAVLLDCSTVDVASARAVAEMANDAGLLSLDAPVSGGIGGAEGGTLTFMVGGDEKAFEIAKPLFDIMGQKAVHCGPSGNGQAAKICNNMILGATMIVTCEAFALADKLGLDRQAMFDVVSTSSGYSWSMNAYCPAPGIGPKSPADNDYVPGFAAELMLKDLRLAQQAAQDADADTPLGQAATDLYAQFVEEEGGKGRDFSAMLPRFEKRGRS
- a CDS encoding AI-2E family transporter translates to MTDLNRLYAPVLGIFIILLMALMLWAATFLIPVTTAVLGYFVLSRPRRLMRRLGVPDIATAALFTTLIFAGAGAAIIWFAEPVARLVENLPGYVSDIQRELAAQSGGAMDAVNDAAKAVEEVVDTKDDEAVNVKVVEENSPAASIVTLAPKVLGQVIFAIFMMFFLLASGDFFLERTVESLPNFTEKRRAVGIIHSIEDRLGRYLGGITFINAGLGVAIGAAMLAWGIPNWIAIGIMAFALNYIPFLGALAGAAIAALIAFITFSDLWSALGVFLTYMALTSIEGQFVTPMLISRRMRLNTPVVFLVVAFFAYIWSVMGMVVAVPILIVIKITCDEIERLNRIGHFLGDAEDAKGVARKA